One genomic segment of Arachis duranensis cultivar V14167 chromosome 4, aradu.V14167.gnm2.J7QH, whole genome shotgun sequence includes these proteins:
- the LOC107483734 gene encoding B3 domain-containing protein At2g33720-like, with protein sequence MLHQITNPNLLHISLELSLISSSFQQSKATNHGGSRNLKARKEPNQRNPKKSCFTRWGCSTSLELYDNPWKIKKKLTTSDLGKLNRLLFGSNLLENLMVPVLSMEAQREASCGMGTPIRVWDVDTMSMHYLILKRWASFKSYVLIGKWNKEFVRRRELKKGDVVGLHWDSYRQCFNFSVLKHAGDRY encoded by the coding sequence ATGCTTCACCAAATAACAAACCCTAATCTTCTTCACATTTCTCTAGAATTATCTTTGATTTCTAGTAGCTTCCAGCAAAGCAAAGCTACCAATCATGGTGGATCAAGAAATTTGAAAGCAAGAAAGGAACCAAACCAAAGAAATCCCAAGAAAAGCTGCTTCACCAGGTGGGGGTGTTCAACATCATTGGAGCTTTACGACAATCCATGGAAGATCAAGAAAAAGCTGACGACGAGCGACCTCGGGAAGCTGAACCGACTCCTCTTCGGGTCGAATTTGCTGGAGAACCTGATGGTTCCGGTGCTAAGCATGGAAGCGCAAAGAGAAGCTTCGTGCGGCATGGGAACCCCAATTAGGGTTTGGGATGTTGATACCATGTCGATGCACTATCTTATTCTGAAGCGTTGGGCTTCTTTCAAGAGCTATGTTTTGATTGGGAAATGGAACAAAGAGTTtgtgagaagaagggagttGAAAAAGGGTGATGTTGTTGGCCTTCACTGGGATTCATATCGACAATGCTTCAACTTCTCTGTCCTTAAGCATGCCGGTGATCGCTATTAA